The following coding sequences are from one Triticum dicoccoides isolate Atlit2015 ecotype Zavitan chromosome 4A, WEW_v2.0, whole genome shotgun sequence window:
- the LOC119288045 gene encoding 7-deoxyloganetin glucosyltransferase-like isoform X1 translates to MGSLPPAGERPHAVMMPYPAQGHVTPMLKLAKLLHTRGFHITFVNNEFNHLRLLGAQQSQAAVDRLCSLPGFRFATIADGLPPSDLEASRDTPALIYSTMTTCRPRFKELVVNLNEEAEASGGALPPVTCVVADSITSFAISVARELGLRCAVLWTASACGFMGYYHYKDLLDRGLVPLKEEAQLRNGYLDTIIDWIPAMPKDLRLRDLPSYLRTVDPDDIMFNFFIHEVPAMSQASAVVINTWDELDAPLLDAMSKLLPPIYTAGPLHLTARNNVPEESPVSGVGSNLWKEQDAPLRWLDGRPPRSVVHVNFGSTTVMSKEHMLEFAWGLANTGYAFLWNVRPDLVKGDVKAALPREFYAATEGRSMLSTWCPQQEVLEHEAVGVFLTHSGWNSSLEGICGGVPMVCWPFFAEQQTNCRFKCTEWGIGMEIGDDVRRTEVEAMIQEAMEGEQGREMRRRVLELRQSAVASSRRDGRSMRNVDRLIKEVLLA, encoded by the exons ATGGGGTCGTTGCCGCCGGCGGGCGAGAGGCCGCACGCCGTGATGATGCCGTACCCGGCGCAGGGCCACGTGACGCCGATGCTGAAGCTGGCCAAGCTGCTCCACACCAGGGGCTTCCACATcaccttcgtgaacaacgagttcaaCCACCTCCGCCTGCTGGGCGCGCAGCAGTCGCAGGCCGCCGTGGACAGGCTCTGCAGCCTGCCGGGGTTCCGCTTCGCCACCATCGCCGACGGCCTTCCGCCGTCCGACCTCGAGGCCTCGCGGGACACGCCCGCGCTGATCTACTCCACCATGACCACCTGCCGTCCCAGGTTCAAGGAGCTCGTCGTCAATCTCAACGAGGAGGCTGAGGCCTCCGGTGGCGCCCTGCCGCCTGTCACCTGCGTGGTGGCCGATAGCATCACGAGCTTCGCCATTAGCGTGGCGCGTGAGCTCGGCCTCCGCTGCGCCGTGCTCTGGACCGCCAGCGCCTGTGGTTTCATGGGCTACTACCACTACAAGGATCTACTCGACCGTGGACTCGTCCCTCTCAAAG AAGAGGCTCAGTTGCGCAATGGATACTTGGACACGATCATCGACTGGATACCGGCGATGCCCAAGGACCTGCGGCTGCGTGACCTCCCGAGCTATTTGCGCACCGTGGACCCTGACGACATCATGTTCAACTTCTTCATCCACGAGGTACCCGCCATGTCGCAGGCGTCGGCGGTGGTCATCAACACCTGGGACGAACTCGACGCGCCCTTGCTTGATGCCATGTCCAAGCTCCTGCCGCCCATCTACACAGCGGGGCCACTCCATTTGACGGCTCGCAACAATGTGCCGGAGGAGAGCCCCGTCTCCGGCGTTGGGTCCAACCTGTGGAAGGAGCAGGACGCTCCCCTCCGGTGGCTCGACGGCCGGCCGCCGCGCTCCGTGGTGCACGTCAATTTCGGGAGCACCACGGTGATGTCCAAGGAGCATATGCTGGAGTTCGCGTGGGGGCTCGCCAACACTGGTTACGCCTTCCTATGGAACGTGCGGCCTGACCTTGTCAAGGGCGACGTCAAGGCCGCACTTCCGCGAGAGTTCTATGCGGCAACTGAGGGGCGGAGCATGTTGTCGACATGGTGCCCGCAGCAGGAGGTGCTGGAGCACGAGGCCGTAGGGGTGTTCCTCACGCACTCTGGCTGGAACTCGTCGCTGGAGGGCATCTGCGGCGGCGTGCCGATGGTGTGCTGGCCCTTCTTCGCGGAGCAGCAGACCAACTGCCGTTTCAAGTGTACGGAGTGGGGCATCGGGATGGAGATTGGGGACGACGTGAGGAGGACCGAGGTGGAGGCCATGATACAGGAGGCCATGGAGGGGGAGCAGGGGCGGGAGATGCGGCGACGCGTGTTGGAGCTTCGCCAGAGCGCTGTGGCCTCCTCACGGCGTGACGGAAGGTCCATGCGCAATGTTGATAGGCTCATCAAGGAGGTGCTTCTGGCTTAA
- the LOC119288045 gene encoding 7-deoxyloganetin glucosyltransferase-like isoform X2, whose product MGSLPPAGERPHAVMMPYPAQGHVTPMLKLAKLLHTRGFHITFVNNEFNHLRLLGAQQSQAAVDRLCSLPGFRFATIADGLPPSDLEASRDTPALIYSTMTTCRPRFKELVVNLNEEAEASGGALPPVTCVVADSITSFAISVARELGLRCAVLWTASACGFMGYYHYKDLLDRGLVPLKEAQLRNGYLDTIIDWIPAMPKDLRLRDLPSYLRTVDPDDIMFNFFIHEVPAMSQASAVVINTWDELDAPLLDAMSKLLPPIYTAGPLHLTARNNVPEESPVSGVGSNLWKEQDAPLRWLDGRPPRSVVHVNFGSTTVMSKEHMLEFAWGLANTGYAFLWNVRPDLVKGDVKAALPREFYAATEGRSMLSTWCPQQEVLEHEAVGVFLTHSGWNSSLEGICGGVPMVCWPFFAEQQTNCRFKCTEWGIGMEIGDDVRRTEVEAMIQEAMEGEQGREMRRRVLELRQSAVASSRRDGRSMRNVDRLIKEVLLA is encoded by the exons ATGGGGTCGTTGCCGCCGGCGGGCGAGAGGCCGCACGCCGTGATGATGCCGTACCCGGCGCAGGGCCACGTGACGCCGATGCTGAAGCTGGCCAAGCTGCTCCACACCAGGGGCTTCCACATcaccttcgtgaacaacgagttcaaCCACCTCCGCCTGCTGGGCGCGCAGCAGTCGCAGGCCGCCGTGGACAGGCTCTGCAGCCTGCCGGGGTTCCGCTTCGCCACCATCGCCGACGGCCTTCCGCCGTCCGACCTCGAGGCCTCGCGGGACACGCCCGCGCTGATCTACTCCACCATGACCACCTGCCGTCCCAGGTTCAAGGAGCTCGTCGTCAATCTCAACGAGGAGGCTGAGGCCTCCGGTGGCGCCCTGCCGCCTGTCACCTGCGTGGTGGCCGATAGCATCACGAGCTTCGCCATTAGCGTGGCGCGTGAGCTCGGCCTCCGCTGCGCCGTGCTCTGGACCGCCAGCGCCTGTGGTTTCATGGGCTACTACCACTACAAGGATCTACTCGACCGTGGACTCGTCCCTCTCAAAG AGGCTCAGTTGCGCAATGGATACTTGGACACGATCATCGACTGGATACCGGCGATGCCCAAGGACCTGCGGCTGCGTGACCTCCCGAGCTATTTGCGCACCGTGGACCCTGACGACATCATGTTCAACTTCTTCATCCACGAGGTACCCGCCATGTCGCAGGCGTCGGCGGTGGTCATCAACACCTGGGACGAACTCGACGCGCCCTTGCTTGATGCCATGTCCAAGCTCCTGCCGCCCATCTACACAGCGGGGCCACTCCATTTGACGGCTCGCAACAATGTGCCGGAGGAGAGCCCCGTCTCCGGCGTTGGGTCCAACCTGTGGAAGGAGCAGGACGCTCCCCTCCGGTGGCTCGACGGCCGGCCGCCGCGCTCCGTGGTGCACGTCAATTTCGGGAGCACCACGGTGATGTCCAAGGAGCATATGCTGGAGTTCGCGTGGGGGCTCGCCAACACTGGTTACGCCTTCCTATGGAACGTGCGGCCTGACCTTGTCAAGGGCGACGTCAAGGCCGCACTTCCGCGAGAGTTCTATGCGGCAACTGAGGGGCGGAGCATGTTGTCGACATGGTGCCCGCAGCAGGAGGTGCTGGAGCACGAGGCCGTAGGGGTGTTCCTCACGCACTCTGGCTGGAACTCGTCGCTGGAGGGCATCTGCGGCGGCGTGCCGATGGTGTGCTGGCCCTTCTTCGCGGAGCAGCAGACCAACTGCCGTTTCAAGTGTACGGAGTGGGGCATCGGGATGGAGATTGGGGACGACGTGAGGAGGACCGAGGTGGAGGCCATGATACAGGAGGCCATGGAGGGGGAGCAGGGGCGGGAGATGCGGCGACGCGTGTTGGAGCTTCGCCAGAGCGCTGTGGCCTCCTCACGGCGTGACGGAAGGTCCATGCGCAATGTTGATAGGCTCATCAAGGAGGTGCTTCTGGCTTAA